The Ammospiza caudacuta isolate bAmmCau1 chromosome 17, bAmmCau1.pri, whole genome shotgun sequence genome has a segment encoding these proteins:
- the ZC3H7A gene encoding zinc finger CCCH domain-containing protein 7A — MSNVSEERSTRQQDIKKGLQFIESTLPYPGTQEQYELFIRDLVRNLFHEGNDVYREGDWRGSLSHYTEAINIADYANSEEIHVSDDVLEKLHVNRIACYSNMGLHEKVLEDCEVALRLNENNFRALYRKAKALNELGSFKKAYDAVAKCSLAVPQDESVIKLTQELAQKLGLKIRKAYVRAKPPSSNSVSSDVSAQNSSVEDIELDLSDQKQEMVSAASSSNFVSEVSKVSPVPVAPLPPVMPLQMEKVPLPSAVLANGGNVSFPMPEACLDCGDGDIIIGEELDELLDSVPDPDESVMQTTGARGPIPAGSVAPSVPFSASLLGTLPVTAGFVPSASLSEIFSQPLASSLENFCSPLSTFSISDPKRDISSSAPRDGTPTLNSSNSPLFINGPSSLFGSENYMGIAGQTRNDFSNVFSSTTANIPVSPALAGRNPLEGTHELRQACQLCFVKKGPKLLDYAYHPNLEHKCKKDILIGRIKNSEDKSWKKIRPRPTKTQYVGPYHICKDVAAEEECRYPGHCTFAYCQEEIDVWTLERKGAFSREALFGGPGKINLTVSQLLQEYHGLFMFLCEKCFDHKPRIISKRNKDNSSSCSHPAMHDFEDNKCLVHILRETMVKYSKIRPFQVRCQLDLCRHEVNYGCLREDKCFYAHSLVELKVWIMQKESGISHDTIVQESKKYWQNMEASAHGSQILGNQMKYGSLNLKMKFVCGQCWRNGQVSEPDRNKKYCSAKARHPWSKDRRVVLVMSNERKKWMTIRPLPAKKQVPLQFDLCNHIASGKKCQYDGNCSFAHSPEEREMWTYMKENSIQDLEQLYDIWLKTQKPEKGDDTAAQASRENGKQIHMPTDYAEVTVDFHCWMCGKNCNSEKQWQGHIASEKHKEKVFHTEDDQNCWQYRFPTGYFSICDRYMAGTCTEGNNCKFAHGNAELREWEERRQVLRMKLSKARKDHLIAPSDNDFGKYSFLFKDLN, encoded by the exons ATGTCCAATGTCTCGGAAGAGAGAAGCACTAGACAACAGGACATTAAGAAAGGACTCCAGTTTATAGA atcCACTTTGCCCTATCCAGGGACGCAAGAACAATATGAG TTATTTATACGAGATCTTGTTAGAAATCTTTTTCATGAAGGAAATGATGTATATCGAGAAGGTGATTGGAGAGGATCACTGAGTCATTATACAGAGGCTATAAACATAGCTGATTATGCTAATTCAGAAGAAATCCATGTTTCTGATGATGTTTTAGAGAAGCTGCATGTGAACAGGATTGCCTGTTATTCAAATATG GGTTTGCATGAAAAAGTTCTAGAGGACTGTGAGGTAGCATTAAGATTGAATGAAAACAATTTCAGAGCTCTCTATCGCAAAGCCAAAGCTTTGAATGAGCTGGGAAGCTTTAAGAAGGCTTATGATGCTGTAGCAAAATGTTCTCTTGCTGTGCCACAG GATGAAAGTGTGATTAAGCTTACTCAAGAACTAGCTCAAAAACTAGGgttaaaaataaggaaagcaTATGTTAGAGCAAAg CCACCCTCATCAAATTCAGTTTCTAGTGATGTATCAGCTCAG AATTCTTCTGTAGAAGATATTGAGTTAG ATTTATCTGACCAGAAACAAGAGATggtttctgctgcttcttcatcaAACTTTGTTTCTGAAGTGTCCAAAGTGTCACCAGTACCTGTAGCACCTTTACCTCCTGTTATGCCTCTTCAGATGGAAAAGGTTCCTTTGCCTTCTGCAGTGTTGGCAAATGGAGGCAATGTTTCTTTCCCTATGCCAGAAGCATGTTTAGATTGTGGAGATGGAGATATAATTATTGGAGAAGAACTTGATGAGTTACTTGATTCTGTGCCTGATCCAGATGAAAGTGTAATG CAGACTACAGGAGCCAGAGGACCCATTCCTGCAGGGAGCGTAGCTCCTAGTGTACCTTTCTCTGCCTCTttgctggggacactgccagtTACTGCAGGATTTGTTCCTTCAGCTTCTCTTTCAGAAATCTTTTCACAGCCTTTGGCTTCATCACTGGAAAACTTCTGTTCGCCATTAAGCACTTTTTCAATCAGTGACCCAAAAAGAG acATCTCAAGTTCAGCTCCTAGAGATGGAACACCAACACTTAACAGCAGTAATTCCCCATTGTTT ATAAATGGTCCTAGTAGTTTGTTTGGATCTGAAAATTACATGGGAATTGCAGGCCAAACTAGAAATGACTTTTCCAATGTTTTTAGCAGTACAACTGCTAATATACCTGTATCTCCAGCACTGGCAGGAAGGAACCCACTGGAAGGCACACATGAGCTAAGACAGGCCTGCCAGTTATGCTTTGTCAAAAAAG GTCCTAAATTATTGGATTATGCTTACCATCCAAATTTAGAACATAAATGTAAGAAGGATATTTTAATTGGCAGAATAAAAAACTCCGAAGATAAATCATGGAAAAAAATACGTCCAAGACCAACAAAGACACAGTATGTGGGGCCATATCATATATGTAAAG ATGTGGCTGCTGAGGAGGAGTGCAGGTACCCAGGGCACTGCACCTTTGCCTACTGCCAGGAGGAGATCGATGTGTGGACGCTGGAGCGCAAGGGAGCCTTCAGCAGAGAAGCTCTGTTTGGAGGACCTGGGAAGATCAACTTGACTGTGTCCCAACTTCTTCAAGAATACCACGGATTATTTATGTTTCTTTGTGAG AAATGTTTTGATCACAAGCCCAGAATAATAAGCAAAAGGAACAAAGATAACTCATCTTCTTGTTCTCACCCTGCTATGCATGACTTTGAAGATAACAA GTGCCTTGTCCACATTTTGCGAGAGACTATGGTGAAGTATTCCAAAATCCGCCCCTTCCAAGTTCGGTGTCAGCTGGACCTGTGCAGGCATGAGGTGAACTATGGCTGCTTACGAGAGGATAAATGCTTTTATGCTCACAGTCTGGTAGAGCTTAAAGTCTGGATAATGCAAAAGGAATCAG GTATTTCACATGACACTATAGTTCAAGAATCAAAGAAGTACTGGCAGAACATGGAAGCTAGTGCACATGGATCACAG aTTCTTGGGAACCAAATGAAATATGGATCACTTAATTTGAAGATGAAGTTTGTttgtgggcagtgctggagaaaTGGTCAAGTTAGTGAGCcagacagaaacaaaaaatactgTAGTGCAAAGGCAAGACACCC ATGGAGCAAGGATCGCCGTGTGGTGCTGGTGATGTCTAATGAACGGAAGAAGTGGATGACCATTCGTCCTCTGCCTGCAAAGAAACAAGTGCCTCTGCAGTTTGAT TTGTGCAATCATATTGCTTCAGGCAAGAAATGTCAGTATGATGGAAACTGCTCATTTGCTCACAGTCCTGAGGAGAGAGAGATGTGGACCTATATGAAGGAGAACAGCA TTCAAGACTTGGAGCAGTTGTATGACATATGGCTAAAAActcaaaaaccagaaaaaggaGATGATACAGCTGCTCAGGCAAGCAGAGAAAATGGGAAGCAAATTCATATGCCAACTGACTATGCTGAAGTTACA GTGGACTTTCACTGTTGGATGTGTGGGAAGAACTGTAATAGTGAGAAGCAATGGCAGGGTCACATTGCTTCAGAAAAGCATAAGGAGAAGGTTTTCCACACTGAGGATGATCAGAACTGCTGGCAGTATCGCTTTCCAACTGGATATTTTAGCATTTGTGATAG ATATATGGCTGGTACTTGCACTGAAGGAAACA